One part of the Marinobacterium rhizophilum genome encodes these proteins:
- a CDS encoding BPSL1445 family SYLF domain-containing lipoprotein: MKSVSLLMPLLCLCLALPAQAASRQEIDAKASEAMQRFYQHSSAGRELAERAAGVLIFPEVYKAGVGIGGEYGEGALRVSGTTVDYYSTAAASIGFQLGAQIKSQIILFMTQDALRRFRRGDGWEAGVDGSVAIADMGAGGAIDSSTLQAPIIGFIFSNKGLMYNLTLEGSKFTRMDK, translated from the coding sequence GTGAAATCCGTTTCTCTGCTTATGCCGTTGTTGTGTCTGTGTCTGGCGCTGCCTGCCCAGGCGGCATCGCGCCAGGAAATTGATGCCAAGGCGAGCGAAGCCATGCAGCGCTTTTATCAACACAGCAGTGCGGGCCGTGAACTGGCCGAGCGTGCCGCCGGTGTCCTTATCTTTCCCGAAGTCTACAAGGCCGGTGTCGGCATTGGCGGGGAGTACGGAGAAGGCGCATTGCGGGTGTCCGGCACAACCGTCGATTATTACAGCACCGCTGCCGCCTCCATTGGCTTTCAGCTGGGGGCGCAGATCAAGAGCCAGATTATCCTGTTCATGACCCAGGATGCATTGAGACGCTTTCGCCGCGGTGATGGCTGGGAGGCCGGTGTCGATGGCAGTGTCGCCATCGCCGATATGGGGGCCGGCGGCGCGATCGATTCCAGTACCCTGCAGGCGCCGATCATCGGCTTTATCTTTTCCAACAAGGGGCTGATGTACAACCTGACACTGGAAGGCTCCAAATTCACCCGGATGGACAAATAA
- a CDS encoding dodecin, producing the protein MSEHVYKLIEVAGSSTTGYDDAIQKAVSKAAASLDNLDWFEVKEMRGHIQDGKVAHYQVVVKIGFRLD; encoded by the coding sequence ATGTCTGAACACGTCTACAAGCTCATAGAAGTCGCCGGCTCATCCACCACAGGCTACGACGATGCCATCCAGAAAGCGGTCAGCAAGGCCGCCGCTTCCCTGGACAACCTCGACTGGTTCGAGGTCAAGGAAATGCGCGGCCACATCCAGGACGGCAAGGTCGCGCACTACCAGGTTGTGGTCAAGATAGGATTCAGGCTCGACTGA
- the cysQ gene encoding 3'(2'),5'-bisphosphate nucleotidase CysQ codes for MELTETLLDQIECIAREAAGVIMAVYQRDFGVTHKADKSPLTEADSAAHGLITARLAALTPAVPILSEEDTASFAGADAAGRYWLVDPLDGTREFIKRNGEFTVNIALIERGRAVLGVVWVPVQGLAYLGARGLGAFKQDAAGVRRPIAVAEHCSGTPWKVVGSRSHASEATARWLSRLGCCELEAIGSSLKLCLVAEGRADVYPRLGPTCLWDTAAAQAVVEQAGGAVIGLDGTALCYADTEHLLNPYFVVHGRSDMHWPSLSE; via the coding sequence ATGGAACTGACCGAAACCCTGCTCGACCAGATTGAATGCATCGCCCGGGAGGCTGCCGGCGTGATCATGGCGGTGTACCAGCGCGACTTTGGCGTGACCCACAAGGCGGACAAGTCACCCCTGACGGAGGCTGACAGTGCGGCCCATGGCCTGATCACAGCCCGGCTCGCTGCGCTGACGCCGGCCGTGCCGATTCTGTCGGAGGAAGATACCGCGAGCTTTGCCGGAGCCGATGCCGCGGGGCGTTACTGGCTGGTTGATCCACTGGATGGCACCCGGGAATTCATCAAACGCAATGGTGAATTTACCGTCAACATCGCCCTGATCGAGCGGGGCCGGGCGGTACTGGGTGTCGTCTGGGTGCCGGTGCAGGGCCTGGCCTATCTGGGTGCTCGGGGGCTGGGGGCGTTCAAGCAGGACGCCGCGGGCGTGCGTCGCCCCATCGCCGTGGCTGAACACTGTTCGGGTACGCCCTGGAAGGTGGTTGGCAGCCGCTCCCATGCCAGTGAGGCCACCGCGCGCTGGCTGTCCCGGCTGGGCTGCTGTGAGCTCGAGGCGATCGGCAGTTCACTCAAGCTCTGCCTGGTGGCCGAAGGTCGCGCCGATGTTTATCCGCGCCTGGGGCCCACCTGCCTGTGGGATACCGCCGCCGCCCAGGCGGTGGTGGAGCAGGCCGGGGGCGCGGTTATCGGGCTCGACGGCACCGCCCTGTGCTATGCGGACACAGAGCACCTGCTCAATCCGTATTTCGTGGTGCACGGTCGCAGCGACATGCACTGGCCGTCGCTGAGCGAGTAG
- a CDS encoding TetR/AcrR family transcriptional regulator, whose amino-acid sequence MARPVEFVRAEVVTSAMNVFWYSGYSATSINTLLQATNLKPGSLYGAFHSKRGLFLEIIDTYAADRLARIDSVIHSAASPLQAIATLLGRLKQELVEDRDGRGCLMINSLLELGSQDDEIRERINAYLNRVEQRYTATLQRAMDDGELHSHSCASELGQFLMNGIWGLRVLSKKRPQPAAYDSIIHQLLQALAAPATGLASGTATGQTGVLLS is encoded by the coding sequence ATGGCCAGACCGGTTGAATTTGTTCGCGCCGAGGTTGTCACGTCTGCGATGAACGTATTCTGGTATTCCGGTTACAGCGCGACCTCCATCAACACCCTGCTCCAGGCAACCAACCTGAAACCCGGTTCGCTATACGGCGCCTTTCACAGCAAGCGTGGCCTCTTTCTCGAGATCATCGATACCTACGCCGCCGACCGCCTGGCGCGCATCGATAGCGTTATCCACAGTGCCGCCAGTCCACTGCAGGCCATTGCAACCCTGCTTGGGCGCCTCAAGCAGGAACTGGTCGAGGACAGAGACGGCCGCGGCTGCCTGATGATCAACAGCCTGCTGGAGCTGGGCTCCCAGGACGATGAAATACGCGAGCGCATCAACGCCTACCTGAATCGTGTCGAGCAGCGCTATACAGCCACCTTGCAGCGCGCCATGGACGACGGCGAACTGCACAGTCACAGCTGCGCCTCCGAGCTGGGACAGTTTTTGATGAACGGTATCTGGGGACTGCGCGTACTGAGCAAAAAGCGGCCCCAGCCCGCCGCATACGACAGCATCATCCATCAGCTACTGCAGGCGCTGGCCGCACCGGCCACCGGCCTTGCATCGGGCACTGCCACTGGGCAAACTGGGGTCCTGCTGTCCTGA
- the ybaK gene encoding Cys-tRNA(Pro) deacylase, with the protein MTPAIKAAQKAKISFQVHEYAHDPAAPSYGLEAADALGQSPLRVFKTLLVALNGDARRLAVALVPVSGLLDLKAVASALGSKKVTMAEAQDAQRSTGYVVGGISPLGQKKRLPMVLDASALAFPSIYMSAGRRGLEIEMAASDLVALTGAVTADIGRG; encoded by the coding sequence ATGACACCGGCGATCAAGGCGGCGCAGAAGGCAAAAATCAGTTTTCAGGTTCATGAGTATGCCCATGATCCGGCGGCGCCGTCTTACGGCCTGGAGGCGGCGGATGCCCTGGGGCAGTCGCCGCTGCGGGTCTTCAAGACGCTGCTGGTGGCGCTGAACGGCGATGCTCGGCGTCTGGCGGTCGCGCTGGTGCCGGTGTCCGGCTTGCTGGACCTGAAAGCCGTGGCTTCGGCCCTGGGCAGCAAGAAAGTCACCATGGCCGAGGCGCAGGATGCACAGCGCAGCACCGGTTATGTGGTGGGGGGAATCAGTCCGCTGGGACAGAAAAAACGCCTGCCGATGGTGCTCGATGCCAGCGCCCTGGCATTTCCCAGCATTTACATGAGCGCCGGCCGGCGCGGGCTTGAGATCGAAATGGCCGCATCTGACCTGGTTGCGCTGACCGGTGCGGTGACGGCGGACATCGGGCGAGGCTGA
- a CDS encoding sigma 54-interacting transcriptional regulator codes for MNRMPHLLLVDDDTALLKLLKMRLQAQDYRISCAESGQEALQLLSGDTVDLIITDLRMDHMDGMALFEQVQRRRPDLPVVIMTAHGSIPEAVSATQRGVYAFLTKPIDRDQLLDTVRAALKSSVRRQDQEWRAGIIGASPAIESLLLQAQRVAESDVSLLITGASGSGKECFAKAIHKASRRASKAFVAINCGALPEQLLESELFGHNKGAFTGAITQHRGLFQAAHGGTLFLDEIGDMPQTLQVKLLRALQERTVRAVGSTDDVPIDVRIISATHRNLEQAIEAQEFREDLYYRLNVVNLDLPPLRDRPEDIPLLARHFLGKAADRHNPRVRGISPGAIHLLAQAAWPGNVRQLENVLEQVVALSSSPIVSEGLVSQALANQERVVPSFNEARADFERRYLIKVLRITEGNVTHAARIAQRNRTDFYKLLNRHSLEASDFKPGDSSKSETRDSNRPAARKIS; via the coding sequence ATGAACAGAATGCCACACCTCCTGCTGGTCGATGACGACACGGCGCTGCTCAAGCTACTCAAGATGCGCCTGCAGGCACAGGACTACCGCATCAGCTGTGCCGAAAGCGGCCAGGAAGCCCTGCAGCTGCTGTCCGGTGACACCGTGGATCTGATCATTACCGATCTGCGCATGGACCATATGGACGGCATGGCACTGTTTGAACAGGTCCAGCGGCGACGGCCAGACCTGCCGGTGGTCATCATGACGGCCCACGGCTCGATTCCCGAGGCCGTATCCGCCACCCAGCGCGGCGTCTATGCCTTCCTGACCAAGCCAATCGACCGTGACCAGTTACTCGATACCGTGCGGGCGGCCCTCAAGTCCAGCGTCCGCCGGCAGGATCAGGAGTGGCGTGCCGGCATCATCGGCGCCAGCCCCGCTATCGAGTCGCTGCTGCTGCAGGCTCAGCGCGTTGCCGAATCCGACGTCAGCCTGCTAATTACCGGCGCCAGCGGCAGTGGCAAGGAGTGTTTCGCCAAGGCCATCCACAAGGCCAGCCGGCGCGCCAGCAAGGCCTTTGTCGCCATCAACTGCGGCGCACTGCCCGAGCAGCTGCTTGAATCCGAACTCTTTGGTCACAACAAGGGCGCCTTTACCGGCGCCATTACCCAGCACCGGGGGCTGTTCCAGGCCGCCCACGGCGGCACCCTGTTTCTGGACGAAATCGGCGACATGCCCCAGACCCTGCAGGTCAAGCTGCTGCGCGCACTGCAGGAACGCACGGTGCGGGCCGTGGGGTCGACCGACGATGTGCCCATTGATGTACGCATTATTTCAGCGACGCACCGTAACCTGGAACAGGCCATCGAAGCCCAGGAATTCCGGGAGGACCTGTACTACCGCCTGAATGTGGTCAATCTGGATCTCCCGCCCCTGCGTGACAGGCCCGAGGACATACCCTTGCTGGCACGACACTTTCTCGGCAAGGCTGCGGATCGCCACAACCCCAGGGTGAGGGGCATTTCACCCGGTGCCATTCACCTGCTGGCCCAGGCCGCCTGGCCCGGCAACGTACGCCAGCTGGAAAATGTACTCGAACAGGTCGTGGCCCTGAGCAGCAGCCCCATCGTATCCGAAGGCCTGGTGTCCCAGGCCCTGGCCAACCAGGAGCGGGTGGTACCGTCCTTCAATGAGGCCCGGGCCGACTTTGAGCGCCGTTACCTGATCAAAGTGCTGCGCATTACCGAGGGTAACGTGACCCATGCCGCACGCATTGCCCAGCGCAACCGCACCGATTTCTACAAGCTGCTCAACCGCCACAGCCTGGAAGCCAGTGATTTCAAGCCCGGCGACAGTAGCAAAAGCGAGACCAGAGACAGTAACCGGCCGGCGGCGCGCAAAATCAGCTAG
- a CDS encoding fumarylacetoacetate hydrolase family protein yields MRLITFEHQGRQSVGALLDGHVINAAADPQLPGDMPALLAAGAPALQRLQQLAGHPAATLAFDQVRLLAPVPRPGKFLGVGLNYADHIRETGLATPEFPTIFNKQNSCVIGPGEAIHKPRISDKLDYEGELAIVIGRRCRHVPLEKAASVIGGYTIANDVSVRDWQVKSPTWTLGKSFDTHGPIGPWIETGEGLDPHNLELRTWVNDELRQHSNTRHLIFNCYQLIATLSTVCTLEPGDIIATGTSSGVGVAMKPRGYMKPGDRVRIEIEGIGELCNPVIEEPDTRCY; encoded by the coding sequence ATGCGCTTGATCACCTTTGAACACCAGGGTCGCCAGTCCGTCGGCGCCCTTCTGGACGGCCACGTTATTAATGCCGCCGCTGACCCCCAGCTTCCCGGCGACATGCCGGCCCTGCTGGCCGCCGGGGCACCTGCACTGCAGCGTCTGCAACAGCTCGCCGGGCATCCCGCTGCCACCCTCGCGTTCGACCAGGTCCGCCTGCTGGCACCGGTACCGCGCCCGGGCAAGTTCCTCGGCGTGGGCCTGAATTACGCCGACCACATTCGCGAGACCGGCCTTGCCACGCCGGAATTCCCGACGATTTTCAACAAGCAGAACAGCTGCGTCATAGGTCCGGGTGAGGCCATTCACAAACCCAGAATATCCGACAAGCTCGACTACGAAGGCGAGCTGGCCATCGTTATCGGCCGGCGCTGCCGCCATGTGCCACTGGAAAAGGCCGCCAGCGTCATTGGCGGCTACACCATCGCCAATGATGTCTCGGTACGGGACTGGCAGGTCAAATCCCCGACCTGGACACTGGGAAAGTCCTTTGACACCCACGGCCCCATCGGCCCCTGGATTGAAACCGGCGAAGGCCTGGACCCGCACAACCTGGAACTGCGCACCTGGGTCAATGACGAATTGCGCCAGCACAGCAACACCCGCCACCTGATCTTCAACTGTTACCAGCTCATCGCCACGCTTTCCACCGTTTGCACGCTGGAGCCCGGCGACATCATCGCCACTGGTACCAGCTCAGGCGTAGGCGTTGCCATGAAACCCCGCGGGTACATGAAGCCTGGCGACCGGGTGCGGATTGAAATCGAGGGAATTGGCGAATTGTGCAATCCCGTCATCGAAGAACCGGACACCCGCTGCTATTAA
- a CDS encoding sensor histidine kinase produces the protein MTPTHRWRAGSLRQLILLAFLLVVTPLGVLLVQASNELVEQARQGREEARLSLEIIQRNLQLDVLAEDILRSARQYAILQRSEIRGRQQEQVGHYRNQLDIQSFLLEGNPVIPRLQDTLILIEQAQDGEIGLPLLEQLVLLTGELITQSNRQLEQRLAKLDSQARATQQALWLLASILIAVSALLMLYFSLRISRPVSLLIARIRALGHGQQQDRAALRGPRELVDLNAQLDWLGDHLNELEQEKQRFLRHISHELKTPLTTLREGSDLMAEEVAGPLTDNQREIIELIQRNSFELQTLIEQLLDYNRLQQPGPLDVRSTSLDSCLNAALHPHKLLLEQKRIRLRRPGKDAQWPTDRAMLHRILSNLISNAIYYGDEQGELSVSYQVQDGQMHIDIGNIGPLIPSEEIEQIFKPFFQGKNRRRGPLKGSGIGLSVAQDAAIALGARLSLAHNANHKVVFRIMLPAVSERHAT, from the coding sequence ATGACCCCGACTCACCGCTGGCGTGCCGGATCGCTCAGGCAGCTGATCCTGCTGGCATTTCTGCTGGTCGTCACCCCCCTTGGCGTGCTGCTGGTACAGGCCAGCAACGAGCTGGTTGAACAGGCCCGGCAGGGACGGGAGGAAGCACGCCTGTCGCTGGAAATCATTCAGCGCAACCTGCAGCTCGATGTGCTGGCCGAAGACATACTGCGTTCGGCACGCCAATATGCCATCCTGCAGCGCAGCGAAATCCGGGGCCGCCAGCAGGAACAAGTCGGCCATTATCGCAACCAGCTGGACATCCAGAGCTTTCTGCTCGAAGGCAATCCGGTGATCCCCCGGTTGCAGGATACGTTGATCCTGATCGAACAGGCCCAGGACGGTGAAATCGGGCTGCCCCTGCTTGAACAACTGGTCCTGTTGACCGGCGAGCTGATTACACAAAGCAATCGCCAGCTCGAACAACGCCTCGCAAAACTGGATAGCCAGGCCCGTGCGACACAGCAGGCACTCTGGCTGCTGGCGTCGATCCTGATCGCAGTTTCCGCCTTGCTGATGCTCTATTTCAGCCTGCGCATCAGCCGCCCGGTAAGCCTGCTGATTGCTCGAATTCGCGCCCTGGGCCACGGCCAGCAGCAAGACAGGGCGGCGCTGCGCGGACCGCGCGAACTGGTCGACCTGAATGCACAACTCGACTGGCTGGGCGATCACCTCAACGAGCTCGAACAGGAAAAGCAGCGCTTTCTGCGCCATATTTCACATGAGCTGAAAACGCCGCTGACCACGCTGCGCGAAGGGTCGGACCTCATGGCGGAGGAAGTCGCAGGCCCGCTCACCGATAACCAGCGCGAGATCATCGAGCTGATTCAGCGCAATAGCTTTGAGCTGCAGACACTGATTGAGCAGTTGCTGGACTACAACCGCCTGCAACAGCCCGGACCGCTGGATGTACGCAGCACCAGCCTGGACAGCTGCCTCAACGCCGCCCTGCACCCCCACAAGTTGTTGCTGGAGCAAAAAAGGATTCGATTGCGACGCCCGGGCAAGGATGCCCAATGGCCCACCGACCGGGCCATGTTGCATCGAATTCTCAGCAATCTGATTTCAAATGCGATTTACTACGGTGATGAGCAGGGCGAACTCAGTGTCAGCTACCAGGTACAGGACGGTCAGATGCACATCGACATAGGCAACATTGGTCCCTTGATCCCGAGCGAGGAAATCGAACAGATCTTCAAGCCGTTTTTCCAGGGCAAGAACCGTCGCCGCGGGCCCCTCAAGGGTTCCGGGATCGGCCTGAGCGTCGCCCAGGATGCCGCCATCGCCCTGGGCGCGCGCCTGTCCCTTGCCCATAATGCCAACCACAAGGTGGTCTTCAGAATCATGTTACCCGCGGTGAGTGAAAGACATGCCACGTAA